A single genomic interval of Nitratidesulfovibrio sp. SRB-5 harbors:
- the fabZ gene encoding 3-hydroxyacyl-ACP dehydratase FabZ, giving the protein MTDPARNILDIRQILGLLPHRYPFLLVDRVTEYVPGEYIKGYKNVTMNEPFFEGHFPGVPVMPGVLIMEALAQAGGILVVKSTDTPVEDKLFLFTGIESVRFRKPVYPGDKLELHCRLLRHKLKLWKMEGFAYVDGKLAAEAVMTAAVTNREDM; this is encoded by the coding sequence ATGACCGACCCCGCACGGAACATCCTCGATATCCGCCAGATTCTGGGCCTTTTGCCCCATCGCTATCCCTTCCTGCTGGTGGACAGGGTGACGGAATACGTCCCCGGCGAGTACATCAAGGGATACAAGAACGTGACCATGAACGAGCCGTTCTTCGAGGGGCACTTTCCCGGCGTGCCCGTGATGCCGGGCGTGCTGATCATGGAAGCCCTGGCCCAGGCCGGTGGCATCCTGGTGGTCAAGAGCACCGACACCCCCGTGGAGGACAAGCTGTTCCTGTTCACCGGCATCGAATCGGTGCGCTTCCGCAAGCCGGTCTACCCCGGCGACAAGCTGGAACTGCACTGCCGCCTGCTGCGCCACAAGCTGAAGCTGTGGAAGATGGAAGGCTTCGCCTACGTGGACGGCAAGCTGGCCGCCGAAGCGGTGATGACCGCCGCCGTGACCAACAGGGAGGACATGTAG
- the lpxA gene encoding acyl-ACP--UDP-N-acetylglucosamine O-acyltransferase, which yields MAAQVHPSAFVHESARLGDDVVVGPCAVIEEDVVIGAESRIDAFASVKSHTRMGARNHIHSYACVGGEPQDLKFHGEVTTLEMGDGNTVREFSTLHRGTEGGGGVTRIGSNNLLMAYTHVAHDCILGSGIVMSNGATLAGHVHVGDHVILSGLSAVHQFVRIGDHAFVGGMSGIAQDLPPFMLAVGHRAGVHSPNLVGLRRMQATREVIAALKNAYRLVWNSEVPRKEALEQLEYELGNYPEVLLFVEFIRASERGILPASQGTPV from the coding sequence GTGGCCGCGCAGGTGCATCCTTCCGCGTTCGTGCATGAAAGCGCACGGCTTGGCGACGACGTGGTGGTCGGCCCCTGCGCCGTCATCGAAGAGGACGTGGTCATCGGGGCAGAGTCGCGCATCGACGCCTTTGCCTCGGTCAAGAGCCACACCCGCATGGGGGCGCGCAACCACATCCATTCCTACGCCTGCGTGGGCGGCGAACCGCAGGACCTGAAATTTCACGGCGAAGTCACCACTCTGGAAATGGGCGACGGCAACACCGTGCGCGAGTTCTCCACGCTGCACCGGGGCACCGAGGGCGGCGGCGGGGTTACCCGCATCGGCAGCAACAACCTGCTGATGGCGTACACCCACGTGGCGCACGACTGCATTCTGGGCAGCGGCATCGTCATGTCCAACGGGGCGACCCTGGCCGGGCACGTGCACGTGGGCGACCACGTGATACTCAGCGGCCTTTCCGCCGTGCACCAGTTCGTGCGCATCGGCGACCACGCCTTCGTGGGCGGCATGAGCGGCATCGCGCAGGATCTGCCCCCGTTCATGCTGGCCGTGGGCCACCGCGCCGGGGTGCACAGCCCCAACCTGGTGGGACTGCGCCGCATGCAGGCCACGCGCGAAGTCATCGCCGCGCTGAAGAACGCCTACCGGCTGGTCTGGAATTCCGAGGTGCCCCGCAAGGAGGCCCTGGAACAGCTGGAATACGAGCTTGGCAACTACCCCGAAGTTCTTCTATTTGTAGAATTCATTCGCGCCAGCGAGCGCGGCATTCTGCCCGCATCGCAGGGGACGCCCGTATAG
- a CDS encoding LpxI family protein has protein sequence MSNESIGIIAGKGQFPALVARGARAEGLSVVMCGFHGHTDEALEHEADAFAMLHLGQLGKLIDFFRDNNVRRLCLAGAISKPRALDLRPDLRAAKVLFRLRAKGDDAILRAVIDELESEGLAVVQPASLVPGLRAPEGVLTRRPPSDEEWADIRYGWPIAHVLGRLDIGQCIVVKRGMTVAVEGMEGTDATLRRGGELGGEGCVAVKVVKPGQDDRIDLPALGAGTIRVLADYGYTCLALEAGKTLFFDREESIALADKHDISIISMPEGFMAGDEPEVNN, from the coding sequence ATGAGCAACGAATCCATCGGCATCATCGCAGGCAAGGGACAGTTTCCGGCGCTGGTGGCGCGCGGCGCGCGCGCCGAAGGGCTATCCGTGGTCATGTGCGGCTTTCACGGCCACACCGACGAGGCGCTGGAGCACGAGGCGGACGCCTTCGCCATGCTGCATCTGGGGCAGCTCGGCAAGCTCATAGATTTCTTCCGCGACAACAACGTGCGCCGTCTGTGCCTGGCCGGGGCCATCAGCAAGCCGCGCGCGCTGGACCTGCGCCCCGACCTGCGGGCCGCCAAGGTGCTGTTCCGCCTGCGGGCCAAGGGCGATGACGCCATTCTGCGCGCGGTGATCGACGAACTGGAGTCGGAGGGCCTTGCCGTGGTGCAGCCCGCCTCGCTGGTGCCCGGCCTGCGCGCGCCCGAGGGCGTGCTGACCAGGCGCCCCCCCAGCGATGAGGAATGGGCCGACATCCGCTACGGCTGGCCCATCGCCCACGTGCTGGGGCGACTGGACATCGGCCAGTGCATCGTGGTCAAGCGCGGCATGACCGTGGCCGTGGAGGGCATGGAGGGCACCGACGCCACCCTGCGCCGTGGCGGCGAACTGGGCGGCGAAGGGTGCGTGGCGGTGAAGGTGGTCAAGCCGGGACAGGATGACCGCATCGACCTGCCCGCACTGGGCGCGGGCACCATCCGGGTGCTGGCCGACTACGGCTACACCTGCCTTGCGCTGGAAGCGGGTAAGACCCTGTTCTTCGACCGCGAGGAAAGCATTGCCCTGGCCGACAAGCACGACATTTCGATCATTTCCATGCCGGAAGGGTTCATGGCGGGTGACGAGCCCGAGGTGAACAACTGA
- a CDS encoding PLP-dependent aminotransferase family protein: MRLAQRMESVPRSYIREILKVTAQPDIISFAGGLPHPASFPVDAVASAAASVLEEAGPEALQYTTTEGFPPLRQWIADRYKRQGINVSPDDILITTGSQQALDLVAKACIDRGGRVVMERPGYLGAIQCFSVFGPDFVTVPLTPRGVDTDALRKAATGAQVFYAVPSFQNPSGITYDEQTRREVAEIMAETGCLMVEDNPYGELRFMGQHLPPVRAYMQAPSVLLGSFSKVVSPGLRLGWVCAPQELLNPMITAKQASDLHTPGFTQRILHRYLMDNDVDKHIASIRARYGAQRDAMVQAIRQHFPEDVACTEPEGGMFLWCTLPGGISAEALFHKAIDRKVAFVPGRPFYVDETDDTFRLNFSNSSPELIEEGIARLGQCLREYLGKGQAGAA, translated from the coding sequence ATGCGTCTTGCCCAGCGCATGGAAAGCGTGCCCCGTTCCTACATCCGCGAAATCCTGAAGGTGACGGCGCAACCGGACATCATTTCCTTTGCAGGGGGGCTGCCGCACCCGGCATCGTTCCCGGTAGACGCGGTGGCCAGCGCGGCGGCCAGCGTGCTGGAGGAAGCCGGGCCGGAAGCCCTGCAATATACCACCACCGAGGGCTTTCCGCCTCTGCGCCAGTGGATTGCCGACCGCTACAAGCGGCAGGGCATCAATGTCTCGCCCGACGACATCCTGATCACCACCGGCTCGCAGCAGGCCCTGGACCTGGTGGCCAAGGCGTGCATCGACCGGGGCGGCAGGGTGGTCATGGAGCGTCCCGGCTACCTGGGGGCCATCCAGTGCTTCTCGGTGTTCGGCCCGGACTTCGTCACCGTGCCCCTGACCCCGCGCGGGGTGGATACGGATGCCTTGCGCAAGGCTGCCACGGGCGCGCAGGTGTTCTACGCCGTGCCCAGCTTCCAGAATCCGTCCGGCATCACCTATGACGAGCAGACCCGCCGCGAGGTGGCCGAGATCATGGCCGAAACCGGCTGCCTGATGGTGGAGGACAACCCCTACGGCGAACTGCGCTTCATGGGGCAGCACCTGCCGCCGGTGCGGGCGTACATGCAGGCGCCCTCGGTGCTGCTGGGCTCGTTCTCCAAGGTGGTGTCGCCGGGCCTGCGCCTGGGCTGGGTGTGCGCCCCCCAGGAGTTGCTGAACCCCATGATCACCGCCAAGCAGGCCAGCGACCTGCACACCCCCGGCTTTACCCAGCGCATCCTGCACCGTTATCTCATGGACAACGACGTGGACAAGCACATCGCCTCCATCCGCGCCCGCTACGGTGCCCAGCGCGATGCCATGGTGCAGGCCATCCGCCAGCACTTTCCGGAAGACGTGGCCTGCACCGAGCCGGAAGGCGGCATGTTCCTGTGGTGTACCCTGCCCGGGGGCATTTCCGCCGAGGCGTTGTTCCACAAGGCCATCGACCGCAAGGTGGCCTTCGTGCCGGGGCGCCCGTTCTACGTGGACGAGACCGACGACACCTTCCGCCTCAACTTCTCCAACTCCAGCCCGGAACTGATCGAAGAGGGCATCGCGCGCCTTGGGCAGTGCCTGCGCGAATACCTGGGCAAGGGGCAGGCAGGCGCGGCGTAG
- a CDS encoding pyridoxamine 5'-phosphate oxidase family protein: MKDHPLSPEKIAHLLDTELVGRLATNGADGCPYVTPVHFAVMDGTVYIHGLAAGEKLHNIRRDPMVGFEVDKMLSLIHHPDLPCDTNTVYESVIVRGRASVVQDTATVTRVLDAIVAKYTPQHTGKGYPPNMLKMTAVIAVHVTSCTGKFYPA; the protein is encoded by the coding sequence ATGAAAGACCACCCCCTCTCGCCGGAAAAGATCGCCCACCTGCTGGATACGGAACTTGTGGGCAGGCTGGCCACCAACGGCGCCGACGGCTGCCCGTACGTCACGCCGGTCCATTTCGCCGTCATGGATGGCACCGTGTACATCCACGGCCTGGCCGCGGGCGAAAAGCTGCACAACATCAGGCGCGACCCCATGGTCGGGTTCGAGGTGGACAAGATGCTCTCGCTCATCCACCACCCCGACCTGCCCTGCGACACCAACACCGTGTACGAAAGCGTGATCGTCCGGGGCCGGGCGTCGGTGGTGCAGGACACCGCCACGGTGACCCGCGTGCTTGACGCCATCGTGGCCAAGTACACCCCGCAGCACACCGGCAAGGGCTACCCGCCCAACATGCTGAAGATGACCGCCGTCATTGCCGTGCACGTCACCTCGTGCACGGGCAAATTCTACCCCGCCTGA
- a CDS encoding PLP-dependent aminotransferase family protein gives MLHLDAAADAPLYRQIYDQLKQDILSGARPQGMRLPSIRALARDLRVGRNTVENAYAQLVLEGYVSVLPRSGYRVNVIERDLHAAEGPAAQGCEKAGHRDAPAARRPVDYDFHYGNLDAATFPYVVWRKLLFAVMEEARTGRIASDGMHVYGDAHGDLRLRAELAAYLYRSRGVRCTAGQVVMCSGLQPSIMAVTRLLHREYDEVEQGPQVALEDPAYNGARRAYECFGFRTVPIPVNGDGIDVAALRASSARVVHIAPSHQFPTGAVMPICRRMEVLNWATEHGAWIVEDDYDSELRYDGRPIPSLQSIDRHGRVIYTGTFSKTLSPGMRMSYMVLPEQLAERFRTVFAGFQCTVPWLEQAVLARFMAEGHWERHLRRICLAKKRKHDVFVGTATRLMGDGVRIHGHNAGLHLLLEVPGGPGEAALVERAAAHGVRVYPASPFWADARRYPGNCLFIGYGMLSEADIAAALERLRQAWFPAAALRG, from the coding sequence ATGCTGCACCTGGATGCCGCCGCCGATGCGCCGCTCTACCGGCAGATCTACGACCAGTTGAAGCAGGACATCCTTTCCGGCGCACGGCCGCAGGGCATGCGCCTGCCGTCCATCCGTGCCCTGGCCCGCGATCTGCGCGTCGGAAGGAACACGGTGGAAAACGCCTACGCCCAACTGGTGCTGGAAGGGTACGTGTCGGTATTGCCGCGTTCCGGGTACCGGGTGAACGTGATCGAGCGCGACCTGCACGCAGCGGAAGGGCCTGCGGCGCAAGGATGCGAAAAGGCCGGGCACCGGGACGCGCCAGCCGCGCGACGCCCGGTGGACTATGATTTCCACTATGGCAATCTGGATGCCGCCACCTTTCCCTACGTCGTCTGGCGCAAGCTGCTGTTCGCGGTCATGGAGGAGGCGCGGACCGGGCGCATCGCCTCCGACGGCATGCACGTTTACGGCGATGCCCACGGCGACCTGCGCCTGCGGGCCGAACTGGCGGCCTACCTGTACCGCAGCCGGGGCGTGCGCTGCACCGCCGGACAGGTGGTCATGTGCAGCGGCCTGCAACCGTCGATCATGGCGGTGACGCGCCTGCTGCACCGCGAGTACGACGAAGTGGAGCAGGGGCCGCAGGTCGCCCTGGAAGACCCCGCCTACAACGGGGCCAGGCGGGCCTACGAGTGCTTCGGCTTTCGCACCGTTCCCATCCCCGTCAACGGCGACGGCATCGACGTGGCGGCGCTGCGCGCGTCGTCCGCGCGGGTGGTGCATATCGCCCCGTCGCACCAGTTTCCCACCGGCGCGGTAATGCCCATCTGCCGCCGCATGGAAGTCCTCAACTGGGCCACGGAGCACGGGGCGTGGATCGTGGAGGACGACTACGACAGCGAGCTGCGCTACGACGGCAGGCCCATTCCCTCGTTGCAGTCCATCGACCGGCATGGTCGGGTCATCTACACGGGCACCTTTTCCAAAACCCTCTCGCCCGGCATGCGCATGTCGTACATGGTGCTGCCGGAACAACTGGCGGAAAGGTTCCGCACCGTATTCGCGGGGTTCCAGTGCACGGTGCCCTGGCTGGAGCAGGCCGTTCTGGCCCGCTTCATGGCCGAAGGCCACTGGGAGCGGCACCTGCGGCGCATCTGCCTGGCCAAGAAGCGCAAGCACGACGTCTTCGTGGGTACGGCCACCCGCCTGATGGGCGATGGGGTGCGCATCCACGGGCACAACGCGGGACTGCACCTGCTGCTGGAGGTGCCCGGCGGGCCGGGCGAGGCCGCGCTGGTGGAACGGGCGGCGGCGCACGGGGTGCGGGTGTACCCGGCGTCACCGTTCTGGGCCGATGCGCGGCGGTATCCGGGCAACTGCCTGTTCATCGGGTACGGCATGCTGTCCGAGGCGGACATTGCGGCGGCCCTGGAGCGGTTGCGGCAGGCGTGGTTTCCCGCCGCCGCATTGCGGGGTTGA
- the thiM gene encoding hydroxyethylthiazole kinase → MPHTEHVQQIWRNVDAVRRQAPLVHSITNFVVMNVTANALLAAGASPIMAHAREEMAELVNIVSALVLNIGTLSAPWIDSMFLAGVAARDRGIPVVLDPVGAGASTLRTTTAAQLTERVRPAIVRGNGSEIMALAGAAGATRGVDSTRDAHAAADSARALSRRHHCVTVVSGPVDLVTDGDEVVLITGGHELMPRVTGMGCTATVLVAAHAAVAASPLEGAVSGMAAMAAAGSMAAERAAGPGSFAMHFIDALYALSEADIRARVRVGRP, encoded by the coding sequence ATGCCCCATACCGAACATGTGCAGCAGATATGGCGCAACGTGGACGCCGTGCGGCGTCAGGCGCCGCTGGTACACAGCATCACCAACTTCGTGGTCATGAACGTTACCGCCAACGCGCTGCTTGCCGCCGGGGCCTCGCCCATCATGGCCCACGCGCGCGAGGAGATGGCGGAACTGGTGAACATCGTCTCCGCGCTGGTGCTGAACATAGGCACCCTGAGCGCGCCGTGGATCGACAGCATGTTCCTGGCCGGGGTCGCCGCGCGCGATCGGGGCATACCCGTGGTGCTCGACCCGGTGGGGGCGGGCGCGTCCACCCTGCGCACCACCACCGCCGCGCAGCTCACGGAGCGGGTGCGCCCGGCCATCGTGCGCGGCAACGGCTCGGAAATCATGGCCCTGGCCGGTGCGGCGGGGGCCACGCGCGGGGTGGATTCCACCCGTGATGCGCACGCTGCCGCCGATTCCGCGCGGGCCTTGTCGCGTCGCCACCATTGCGTCACCGTGGTCAGCGGCCCGGTGGACCTGGTCACCGACGGCGACGAGGTGGTGCTGATCACCGGCGGGCATGAACTGATGCCCCGCGTCACCGGCATGGGCTGCACCGCCACGGTGCTGGTGGCCGCCCACGCCGCCGTGGCCGCCAGCCCGCTGGAAGGCGCGGTGAGCGGCATGGCCGCCATGGCCGCCGCCGGGAGCATGGCGGCGGAGCGTGCCGCCGGACCGGGCAGCTTTGCCATGCATTTCATCGACGCCCTGTACGCCCTGTCGGAAGCGGACATCCGCGCCCGCGTGCGGGTGGGCCGACCGTGA
- the thiE gene encoding thiamine phosphate synthase encodes MRRNADYGVYLVTDRTLCRGRALTDVVAAAVAGGVTVVQLREKHVDTREFVELARALKALLAPRGVPLLINDRVDVALACVADGVHVGQGDMHPADVRALLGHSALVGLSVETMDQVREAETLDVDYLGVSPVFATATKTDTAPPWGLDGLARLRAATGRTLVAIGGIGPANAASVLAAGADGLAVVSALCAADDPGRAAEELRGSVRAVRGW; translated from the coding sequence ATGCGGCGGAATGCGGATTACGGGGTGTATCTGGTGACCGACCGCACACTATGCCGGGGCCGCGCCCTGACCGACGTGGTGGCTGCGGCGGTGGCGGGTGGCGTGACCGTGGTGCAGTTGCGCGAAAAACACGTGGACACGCGCGAATTCGTGGAACTGGCCCGCGCGCTGAAGGCGCTGCTGGCCCCGCGCGGCGTGCCCCTGCTGATCAACGACAGGGTGGACGTGGCCCTGGCCTGCGTGGCCGACGGCGTGCACGTGGGGCAGGGCGACATGCATCCCGCCGACGTGCGTGCGTTGCTGGGGCATTCGGCCCTTGTGGGGCTTTCCGTGGAGACCATGGACCAGGTGCGCGAGGCGGAAACGCTGGATGTGGACTATCTGGGGGTGAGCCCGGTGTTTGCCACGGCCACCAAGACGGATACCGCGCCGCCGTGGGGGCTGGACGGGCTGGCCCGGTTGCGCGCCGCCACGGGGCGCACGCTGGTGGCAATCGGCGGCATCGGCCCGGCCAACGCGGCCTCGGTGCTGGCGGCAGGGGCCGACGGCCTGGCCGTGGTTTCCGCCCTGTGCGCGGCGGATGACCCGGGGCGGGCGGCGGAGGAACTGCGCGGATCGGTGCGCGCCGTGCGCGGCTGGTAG
- a CDS encoding NifB/NifX family molybdenum-iron cluster-binding protein: protein MRIAVAADGPRPDSNVEPVFGRAEWFVVTDTETEGVIAVRNAHRDDREDAGRSVAQLLSAARATVVLCGECGPKARLALADAGIEVLAASSGLVSDAVARYRELVGSVPQQ, encoded by the coding sequence ATGCGCATTGCCGTGGCGGCGGACGGGCCCCGGCCCGACAGCAACGTGGAGCCGGTGTTTGGCCGGGCGGAATGGTTCGTGGTGACGGATACGGAAACCGAGGGCGTCATTGCCGTGCGCAACGCGCACCGCGACGACCGCGAGGATGCCGGGCGCTCTGTGGCGCAGCTGCTTTCCGCCGCGCGGGCCACGGTGGTGCTGTGCGGCGAGTGCGGCCCCAAGGCGCGGCTGGCCCTGGCCGATGCGGGCATTGAGGTGCTGGCGGCCAGCAGCGGGCTGGTCAGCGATGCCGTGGCCCGGTATCGGGAACTTGTCGGTAGCGTCCCGCAGCAGTAA
- a CDS encoding FAD/NAD-binding family oxidoreductase — translation MSDDSGTSNDPKGRKARILRTVREDDNTTSVYIDTGDDERFRTFRPGQFATLRVMEEDGWSDAHPFTIAAAPGETVRLTIRGKGRFTSELVPGLRDGDEVHCAGPYGVFCRDIERQEQIVLIAGGVGITPFLSVLRSFDQAGAANRVVLFWSNKTYGDAFAAEELEAMTRRLDLTVVHVLTRETNPHHYADQKLPAVFFEKGHISRDMLARHVQSATASFYLCGPGPMQQHVLDELRAFGVDTGGVETEQFVFS, via the coding sequence ATGAGCGACGATTCCGGCACCTCCAATGATCCCAAGGGCCGCAAGGCCCGCATCCTGCGCACCGTGCGCGAGGACGACAACACCACCTCCGTGTACATCGACACGGGCGACGACGAGCGCTTCCGCACCTTTCGCCCGGGGCAGTTCGCCACCCTGCGGGTGATGGAAGAGGACGGCTGGAGCGATGCCCACCCCTTCACCATCGCCGCCGCGCCCGGCGAAACCGTGCGCCTGACCATCCGGGGCAAGGGGCGCTTCACGTCGGAACTGGTGCCGGGCCTGCGCGACGGCGACGAGGTGCACTGCGCCGGGCCCTACGGGGTGTTTTGCCGCGACATCGAACGGCAGGAGCAGATCGTGCTCATCGCGGGCGGGGTTGGCATCACGCCGTTTCTCAGCGTGCTGCGCAGCTTCGACCAGGCGGGGGCGGCCAACCGGGTGGTGCTGTTCTGGTCCAACAAGACCTATGGCGACGCCTTTGCCGCCGAGGAACTGGAAGCCATGACCCGGCGGCTGGACCTGACCGTGGTGCACGTGCTCACGCGCGAGACGAACCCGCACCACTACGCCGACCAGAAACTGCCCGCCGTGTTCTTCGAAAAAGGACACATCTCGCGCGACATGCTGGCCCGCCACGTGCAGTCGGCCACGGCCTCGTTCTACCTGTGCGGGCCCGGCCCCATGCAGCAGCACGTGCTGGATGAACTGCGCGCCTTCGGGGTGGATACCGGCGGCGTGGAGACGGAGCAGTTCGTCTTCTCGTAG
- a CDS encoding sigma 54-interacting transcriptional regulator: MSPFSPPSGDTPSGQPTPGATEPTLAHSVLQQFDISPFLDMMLNVAQERTVEGLLELTHRVNRGTHVMCGCIWFVDAPPPASGTGEGDPVLRLMTVAGHTTTPVRDWRHTEGTYAMVPLSEPFVGQVALRGEPTWAASPEDWTRPAWAVDESIHAYAAYPLQFKGNMIGVMAVFYDRPMRGVLADLMLLHRKMHKIFADSLSAAVVNARSFEEIQHLRRALELENEHLRGEVRRARAPHSIVGDSPPLRRALEQVDMVAPTDATVLLLGESGTGKELVAQAIHDRSQRAAAPLVRVNCSAIPRELFESEFFGHVKGAFTGALRDRVGRFQLADGGTLFLDEVGEIPLELQGKLLRVLQEGVFERVGEERSRSVDVRIIAATNRDLRADVEHGRFRQDLFFRLSVFPVALPPLRARRDDIPLLARHFVRASCRRLNLPEPRIAHRQMAELQSYPWPGNVRELQNVIERGVIMAEGGRLVLDLPPEGGMQAVSPGAAFGMPGGAGPMGGGGAHDAPWGTGETENAGKAGEFGQTGQTGAPDPAGIISEAHWRELQRANIERALTAAGGRVHGPGGAAELLGLPPTTLQSRMKTLGLRGR; the protein is encoded by the coding sequence ATGTCCCCCTTCTCCCCTCCCTCCGGCGACACCCCGTCCGGCCAGCCGACGCCCGGCGCAACGGAACCCACCCTGGCCCATTCGGTGCTCCAGCAGTTCGACATCAGCCCGTTCCTGGACATGATGCTCAACGTGGCCCAGGAACGCACCGTGGAGGGGCTGCTGGAACTGACCCACCGCGTCAACCGGGGCACCCACGTCATGTGCGGATGCATCTGGTTCGTGGATGCGCCGCCCCCGGCATCCGGCACCGGCGAGGGCGATCCTGTCCTGCGCCTGATGACCGTGGCCGGGCACACCACCACCCCGGTGCGCGACTGGCGCCATACAGAAGGCACCTATGCCATGGTGCCGCTGTCCGAACCGTTTGTGGGGCAGGTGGCCCTGCGCGGCGAGCCCACATGGGCGGCATCGCCCGAGGACTGGACCCGCCCCGCCTGGGCCGTGGACGAATCCATCCACGCCTACGCGGCCTATCCGTTGCAGTTCAAGGGCAACATGATCGGGGTCATGGCCGTGTTTTACGACCGGCCCATGCGCGGGGTGCTGGCCGACCTGATGCTGTTACACCGCAAGATGCACAAGATTTTCGCCGACTCCCTGTCCGCCGCCGTGGTCAACGCCCGCTCCTTCGAGGAAATCCAGCACCTGCGCCGGGCGCTGGAACTGGAAAACGAGCACCTGCGCGGCGAGGTGCGCCGCGCCCGCGCCCCGCATTCTATCGTGGGCGACAGCCCGCCCCTGCGCCGGGCCCTGGAGCAGGTGGACATGGTGGCCCCCACCGACGCCACCGTGCTGCTGCTGGGCGAATCGGGCACCGGCAAGGAACTGGTGGCCCAGGCCATCCACGACCGCAGCCAGCGCGCCGCCGCGCCGCTGGTGCGGGTGAACTGTTCCGCCATCCCGCGCGAACTGTTCGAAAGCGAATTCTTCGGCCATGTGAAGGGTGCCTTCACCGGTGCCCTGCGCGACCGGGTGGGCCGCTTTCAACTGGCCGACGGCGGCACCCTGTTTCTGGACGAAGTTGGCGAAATCCCCCTGGAGTTGCAGGGCAAGCTGCTGCGCGTGCTGCAAGAGGGGGTGTTCGAACGGGTGGGTGAGGAACGCAGCCGCAGCGTGGACGTGCGCATCATCGCCGCCACCAACCGCGACCTGCGGGCCGACGTGGAGCATGGGCGTTTCAGGCAGGACCTGTTCTTCCGGCTCAGCGTGTTCCCCGTGGCCCTGCCGCCCCTGCGCGCCCGGCGTGATGACATCCCCCTGCTGGCCCGGCACTTCGTGCGGGCCTCGTGCCGCCGCCTGAACCTGCCGGAGCCCCGCATCGCCCACCGCCAGATGGCCGAACTGCAATCCTATCCCTGGCCGGGCAACGTGCGCGAATTGCAGAACGTCATCGAGCGCGGGGTCATCATGGCCGAAGGGGGGCGGCTGGTGCTGGACCTGCCACCGGAAGGCGGGATGCAGGCCGTGTCCCCCGGCGCCGCGTTCGGCATGCCGGGTGGCGCGGGCCCCATGGGGGGGGGCGGCGCCCACGATGCGCCCTGGGGAACAGGTGAAACAGAAAACGCCGGAAAAGCCGGAGAATTCGGGCAAACGGGACAAACGGGCGCGCCGGACCCCGCCGGGATCATTTCGGAAGCACACTGGCGCGAATTGCAGCGCGCCAACATCGAACGCGCCCTTACGGCGGCGGGCGGGCGCGTGCATGGCCCCGGCGGCGCGGCGGAACTGCTGGGCCTGCCGCCCACCACCCTGCAATCGCGCATGAAGACACTGGGTTTGCGCGGGCGCTGA